A window of the Roseovarius sp. S88 genome harbors these coding sequences:
- a CDS encoding cytochrome c oxidase subunit 3, producing MTATTAAKGLPGELMMWVLIFSELAVFGAGLVIFLALRIFDPDGFAHAQTALLPALAGVNTIVLITSGYMAALAVKFPNRARRLLIGAALLGVMFLILKGMEFQHKADLNITFETHDFFMFYYLLTGFHAAHVLAGVGILLLVAKTRVPAHIQTGAAFWHMVDLVWILLFPVIYLL from the coding sequence CGCCGCCAAGGGCCTGCCCGGCGAGCTGATGATGTGGGTCCTTATTTTTTCCGAACTGGCCGTGTTCGGCGCGGGTCTGGTCATTTTTCTGGCCCTGCGCATTTTCGACCCGGATGGTTTTGCCCACGCACAAACAGCGCTTTTACCTGCCCTTGCAGGGGTCAACACGATCGTCTTGATCACGTCAGGCTACATGGCGGCGTTGGCCGTGAAATTCCCAAACAGGGCCCGGCGTCTTTTGATTGGCGCGGCCTTGTTAGGGGTGATGTTCCTTATCCTCAAAGGCATGGAATTTCAGCATAAAGCTGACCTCAATATCACCTTTGAAACCCATGATTTCTTTATGTTTTACTACCTTTTGACTGGATTTCATGCGGCTCATGTTCTGGCGGGTGTTGGCATCTTGCTTCTTGTCGCCAAAACCCGCGTTCCCGCCCATATCCAAACCGGTGCTGCCTTCTGGCATATGGTGGATCTGGTGTGGATCCTGCTATTTCCAGTGATCTACCTGCTATGA